ATTTCACGGAAAATTTCTTCATTTAAAACTAATTTTGCAAAACTGTCAGCCTCATCCAGTTGGCTCGCCTGCGGAAGCAGAACATGGTCTTTTACATATTTGAAAGGGGTTTTTGCGGCGGCATCAAAATTCTGCCAGGAATGATGAAAGTAAAATGAAGCGCCGTTGTCAATCACCCAAAGTTCGCGGTGCCACATCAGAAGATTCGTATTCTTGAAGGTTCGGTCGATATTGGTGATGAATGCGTCCAGCCACACGATTTTTGAGGCCAGCAGCGGATCGATTTTCATACTCGGTTCATATGACAAAGCTCCGGACAGGTAATGCAGTCCGAGATTTAGACCTTCGGAAAATTTCAGCAAATCCTGAATTTCTTCATCGGCTTCGGTTCTTCCAAAATCTATATCAAGATTTATAAAAACCATTTCCGGAATTTTTAACCCTAAAACTTCAGCGATTTTTCCGCCCAAAAGTTCAGAAATCAACATTTTAACGCCGTGTCCGGCTCCGCGGAATTTTACTACGTATTTAAAGTCGTCGTCGGCTTCAGCCAACGCCGGCAGACTTCCGCCTTCACGCAGCGGAAGAATGTAGCGCATCACCGTTACCGATCGAAGTGACAAGTCTTTCACCATAGTTCAAAAATACATAAAAGATAGGAGTGGGAGGATGGTAATGATAATTAAAAATGAAAAATCTCCTTCTTCACATTTTCCTGCTCAAAATCTACATTTTTCCAGCGCCCATCTTCCGGCCAAAAAAACTATATTTGTCCTTATGTCACACAACAACGATAAACGCCTCTTTCTCATCGATGCTTATGCGATGATCTTCCGTGGTTATTATGCTCTGATACGCAATCCGCGTCTTACTTCAAAAGGGTTGGATACCTCCGCCATTTTTGGTTTTACCAACTCTTTGATTGAACTCATCCGCCGTGAAAGGCCGTCACATTTGGCCGTGGTTTTCGATGTGGGAAGAACGAACGTCCGCACCAATGATTTTGCAGATTATAAAGCGAATCGAGGTGAAACTCCGGAAGCAATTCAGGCTGCGATACCATATATTCACCGTATTTTGGAGGCGATGCATATTCCAATTTTGGGCGTGGAAGGTTATGAAGCTGATGACGTGATTGCAACCATTGCCTGTAAAGCAGAACCTGTTGGCTATAAGATTTTTATGGTGACGCCTGATAAAGATTTCGGGCAGTTGGTGACAGAAAATATCAAGATTTACAAACCCGGACTGAAAGGCGGCGACGTAGAAATTCTGGGAGTAGATGAAATAAAGGCCAAATACCAGATTGAAGATCCAAAACAGGTCATAGATTTCCTTGCAATGATGGGCGATTCTATCGATAATATTCCCGGATTGGACGGTGTGGGCGAAAAAACGGCCATGAAATTTCTGAATGAATATGGCTCCATTGAAAATCTTTTGGCAAACACTCATCAACTCAAAGGTAAGCTCAAAGAAAAAGTGGAAGCCAGCGCTGAACGCGGATTACTTTCCAAGAAACTGGCGACCATTATCTGCGATGTTCCGATTGAATTTGAGGAAGAATATTACAACCTGGATGAGCCCGATTTTGAAAAAGTACGCGAAGTATTTGATGAAATCGAATTCCGGAGGCTTTATGAAAATCTGTACCGGGCTTTCAAACCTGAAGGTATGGAACATGCCGTAACGGATCCAGGCAAGATCTCCCGGTATGATAAAGTGAACCTTTCAAAGGACGCTTCAGAAACGGTACAGCTGGATTTATTCGCCAATTTTGAAGAACTGGAACAGGGCACTTCCAGCAAAAATACCATTGCGGAAAATGACCATCTGTATCAGCTCATCGATAATCCCATGGCACAGCGAATGCTTGTGAACAACCTGATGAAGCAGCGTGCCGTATGTTTTGATACGGAAACCACTTCTTTAAACGAAATGGAAGCTGAATTGGTCGGGATGAGTTTCTCTTACAAAAAAGGACTCGCTTACTACGTTCCTTTGAGTGAAAAACGGGATGAAGCACGTCAAACTTTGGAAATTTTCAAACCTTTTTTTGAAAAAGAAGACGTGCTGAAAATTGCCCATAATCTTAAGTTCGATTATAAAATTCTGAAACTGTACGGTGTTGGCATCAAAGGGAATCTTTTCGACACCATGATTGCGCATTACCTCCTGAATCCCGACGGTAGACACGGAATGGATTATCTTTCAGAGATTTACCTGAATTATAAACCGGTTTCCATCGAAACGATTATCGGAAAAAAAGGCAAAAACCAACTGACTTTCCGTGAGGCAGACCTCGAAACACAGACCAATTATGCTGCCGAAGATGCAGATGTGACGTTCCAACTTTACGAAATTTTCGCGCCCCAACTCCAAAAAGAAAACCTCGAAGATTTATTTTACAAAGTCGAAATGCCTCTGATGAAAGTTTTGGCTAAAATGGAACTTGAAGGGATTTCCCTCGACGAAAATTGGCTGAAACAGGAAAGCCGGGATTTGGAAAACGACCTGAAACAACTCGAAACCAAGATTTTCGAACTTTCCGGTGAAGAATTTAACATGAATTCGCCGCGGCAACTCGGTGAAATTCTTTTCGAGAAAATGCAACTCGACCCAAAGGCCAAAAAAACCAAAACCGGACAGTACCAAACTTCCGAAGATGTCCTGCAGAAGCTGGCTCCCAAACACGAAATCATTCCGCATATTCTGGAATACCGGACTTACCAAAAACTTAAATCAACTTATGTGGACGCGCTTCCAACGCAGATTGACAAGGATGATAACCGCGTTCATACCAATTTTTCGCAAACCACGGCTGCAACCGGCCGTCTCGCTTCGGTGAATCCGAATTTGCAGAATATTCCGATCCGGACTTTACGCGGCCAGCAAATTCGCGGCGCTTTCGTTGCGGGAGAAGGCAAAAAACTGATTTCCGCGGATTATTCCCAGATCGAGCTGCGCCTCATTGCTGAAATTGCGGGCGAAGAAAACATGATCGATGCCTTCAAAAAAGGGGAGGATATTCACGCTTCCACCGCTTCAAAATTATTTAAAATTCCACTGGAGGAAGTTTCCAAAACCCAGCGTTCGCAGGCAAAAACGGTGAATTTCGGAATTGTGTACGGACAGGGTGCCTTTGCGCTGGCAGAACAGACCGGGCTTTCACGCACCGAAGCAAAACAGATGATTGATGCCTACTACGAAAATTATCCGAAACTGAAAGAATGGATGGCGGAACAGGTTCACAAGGCTCGTCAATTGGGTTATGTGGAAACCATTTTGGGCAGGAAACGCCATTTGAAAGATATTAATTCAAACAATTTTGTAGTGAAAGGCCACGCGGAAAGAAACGCGGTAAACGCCCCCATTCAGGGTTCTGCAGCAGATATTATCAAGATTGCGATGATCAATATTCAGAAAAAACTGGAGGAAGAAAACCTCGAAACCAAAATGCTGCTTCAGGTGCATGACGAACTGGTCTTTGAATCGCCTGATAATGAAGTGGAAACCGCATCAAAACTCATAAAAACCGAAATGGAAAGTGCTTTTGAGACCCAGGTTCCGCTGCTCGTGGCAGTGGGCGTGGGGAAAAACTGGCTTGAAGCGCATTAATGTACATTTGTTGAGTTTGTTAAGTCAAAAAGTTTTTGAGTGGTTTAGTTGTAGAGTAGGGAATGGGTGATTCGTGATCAAGATAAATTTAAACGCGGAAATCCGGTACTTGGGAGCGCAAAGTAGAGGTGAGAATTTCCAAGGTTACGAAAGTGCTAAAAATTTTCGAAAGAATACCGGTTTATTTTGGAAGTTTTTTGTGAGCGTTAACTGTCCAAAATGTTGCACACGCTTTGGGGTAAATTTCATTATTTGGATCGACGATTTTTAATCAGTGTTGGATTGATTTCAGCGCTGATTTTTTTTAGTATTTTTGCGGCTTCGTCCATATAAAAATTAAGGGCGGAAGAGTATGAGAAAGGCGTATGGTTTTGATGAGTTTGTGAATTAATTTTACTGTCTAATTTACAGAATAAAAATTAAACACCATTTGCATAAATTAAATTCGGACTGGAATAATTGTGAAAGTACCATTAATAAAAACGATTGGAAATCTTTATTTAGATCTAAATATCTATTTTATTCTTAAAAATTTATTTAGAACGAACTTAATGTATATATAAATTAAATTTTATAATTAATTAAAAATCAGATACTATAGAAAAATAAAGTTAAAAATCACTTTAACTAGAAATTTTAACAATTTTATTCGGTATTTTTACTCATAAACAGAATGCAAAACATCTGCGCAAAAATAATTTTATAATAAAAAAATTAAACACTTTTGGAAAAATATATCATTCAACATCATTCAGATAAAAACGGTTATCCATACGAAACAGTAACCAACGATGAAAACAATGTACGGGTTTACACCCTTAAAAACGGACTGAAAGTTTACCTTGCCCAGAACTTTGATGCACCAAAAATCCAGACTTATATTCCGGTGAGAACGGGGAGCAATAATGACCCCGAGGACAATACCGGGCTTGCGCATTATTTGGAGCACATGATGTTTAAAGGCACTTCAAAAATAGGAACCTCGAACTGGGAAAAGGAGAAAGAATTACTGGATGAAATTTCAGAATTATTTGAACTTCACAAAGCCGAAAACAACCCTGAAAAAAAGAAAGAAATCTACAAGAGAATTGATGAGGTTTCTCAAAAGGCGAGCAAATTCGCCATCGCAAACGAGTATGACAAAGCCATTTCTTCGTTAGGAGCAACCGGAACCAATGCGCACACCTGGTTCGACGAAACGGTTTACAAAAATAACATTCCCAGCAACGAACTCAAAAAATGGCTCAAAATCGAAAAAGAGCGTTTCTCCGAACTGGTTTTAAGGCTTTTTCATACTGAACTTGAAAGTGTTTACGAGGAATTTAACCGTGCACAGGACAACGACGCTCGCCTGGTTCAATACGCTTTGATGGAGCTGCTTTTTCCCACGCATCCGAACGGTCAGCAAACGACTTTGGGAAAAGCGGAGCATCTGAAAAACCCTTCCATGAAGGCAATTCACAAATATTTCGATGAGTATTACGTTCCCAATAACTATGCAATTGTCCTGGTCGGCGATCTTGAATTTGATGAAACGATCAAACTGGTGGATGAATATTTTGGGAAATTTGAATATAGAGAACTGCCTGCAAGAACACCGGTGAACGAAGAACCGATTACCGAAATTAGAAAGCGCACCGTAAAAAGTCCCACGATTCCGCGCATCCAGATTGCCTGGAGAACCGGCAGTTACGGAACTCAGGAAAACCTTATGGCAGATGTGGTTGCCAATATTCTGAGCAATCAGGGGGAGGCCGGACTTTTGGATCTGAATATCAACAACGCCCAAAAAGCGCTTTATGCGACAGCCTTTTCGATGGGATTAAACGAATACGGTTATTTTTCGGCGGTGATTGTACCAAAGGAGAACCAGACGCTGGATGAAGCCAAAGACCTTATTCTTGCAGAGATTGAAAAGGTGAAAAAAGGTGATTTTCCCGACTGGTTGCTGCCGGCAATCATGAACGATTTTAAACTTCAACGGTTGAAAGGACTTGAAACTGCGGACGGTTTGGCGACCAATCTTTACCAGACTTTTATCCGCAAACAAACCTGGCGCGAAGAACTGCAAGAACTTGAACGTTATCAGCAGATTACGAAGGAAGAAGTGGTAAGTTTTGCCAATGATTTTTTCAGAGAAAACTATGTAGCGGTGTATAAAGAAAAGGGTGAAAATGAAAATTTAATCCGCGTTGAAAATCCCGGAATTACGCCGGTTCAGATCAATCGTGACGAAAAATCCAATTTTTTAAAAGAAATTCTGAATATTCCTTCAAAAGAAATTAAGCCCCAATTTATTGATTACCAGAAAGAAATCGCCGAAGACAAACTTGACGGCAAAAAAGTAAGTTTTGTAAAAAATAAATACAATGACATTGCGCAGGTTCATTATATTTTTCCGTTTGGCAGCGACCACGACCGGGAACTTTCACTGGCGACGATGGTGCTGCAATACCTTGGAACTGACCGTTTTACCACCGAAGAACTGAAACAGGAGTTCTATAAAATCGGTATCAGTAACGATTTTAAAACTTCGCCAGACCAGCTCACCATTTCTTTAACCGGACTTGAAGAAAATCTCGAAAAAGGCATCGAACTGCTGCATCACTGGATGAATAACTGCGTTCCGGATCAACAGGTTTACGATGAATGTATAAAAACCATTTTGGAAAGCCGCGAAGCCGCTAAAAAAGACAAAAACAAAATCATGCAGGGGCTGCAGCATTACGCAAAATTTGGTCATAACTCGCGTTTCAGGGATGTGGTTTCCAGGGAAAGATTAGAGGAGATAAGATGTGAGGAAATGACGGACAAAATGAAATCACTCCTCAGTTTCCCATACGAAATGTTCTTCTATGGAATTGATTTTGAGTCATTTAAACTCTATTCAAAACCGTATGTAAAACCCGAAACCTTAAAAATTCCTGAAAGGAAAATATATCCCGAACCGGAAACCAAAGGCAAGGTGTATTTCGTAAACTACGACATGGTGCAGATGGAAATGGCGAAAGTGGGCCGCGGAAATTTGGTGAACACGAAGAATTTTGGGAAAATCAATGTGTTTAATGAATATTTTGGCAGCGGATTGTCGTCTATCGTTTTTCAGGAGATCCGTGAGAGCAAAAGTTTGGCGTATTCGGCCTACGTTTCATATCAGGCGAATCCCGAACTTCAGCACCCGGATTATATCACGACCTACATCGGGACGCAGCCCGACAAACTGGCTATTGCCGTGGAAACCATGTCTGACCTCATGAACGAATTTCCGCAGGTGGAAATTCAGTTTAATAATTCAAAAAATGCGGCGCTGAAACAGTTGGCAGCCGGACGAATTACCAGAACCAACATTTTCTTTAACCATTTAAGGCTCAAAAAATTAGGAATTGATTACGACTTACGTATAGATTTGTTTAAAGAAATCGAAAAACTTTCGCTCCATGATCTAACCCAATTTTATAATTCAAATATAAAACCAATTGATTTCAATGTTGCGATTATTGGGAAAAGGGAAAATCTGGATATGGAATCTGTCGGGAAGATGGGTACGTTTCAAGAACTTAGTGTAGAAGAAATCTTTAATTTTTAACAAAAAAAGAGTGAATTTTTTTCACTCTTTTTTATTGATTAGAAGCTTCCATGCTTCCTCTATTTTATTTTCAAGGAGCAACTTTTGGGCGTCGAGATGTGCCTGTTCATCAGCACTGAATTCGCCACAGGGAAGTTTTTCAATATTTGCCAGCATTCCCAAATCGTTACCTGTAAACACTTTGCTGTACCTGACCGCAGCTGGAAGTTGATCGAAACCAATTCCTTTTGTCACAAGCGGTTTTGGCACTTCAAAAAGATTGGCTTCGTTGTTTCTCGAATACCAGTTTCCGCCGAGTCTTGCGACTAGATCCAGTTTTTTCTGGTCAAGTTTTCCGTCTTCATTTAAATATTCCTCTTGGATATGAATTTTCTGAACTTCACAGATAACTAAATTTCCGGCGCCGCCTTCTGTGCCCAAATGTTTTACTTCCAGAACTTTACATTCCAGATTTACAGGGCATTCTTCAATCAGTTTTGGCTTTACCAAATCGGCATCATTCATTGTCAGTCCAGATTTTAGAAACTCATTTTCAGCTTTACCATATTCGGTTGATGCCAAAGAAATCTGCTGCACAATCGGGAAATTCACGATTCCGATAACGACTTCCGGAACTTCCAAAACGTTTTCCAGTGTATGTTTAGTCGTATTGTCCCGCACTCTTCTCGACGGCGAAAAAATCACAACCGGCGGCGCCGTGCTGAACATATTGAAAAAACTGAAGGGCGAAAGATTGATATTTCCCTCGCTGTCAATTGTGGACGCCAACGCGATCGGCCGCGGTGCTATGGCGGTTTGCAGTATGGTTTGCAGTTCCATCGAGGAAACTTCGGATGGTATAATGGTTTTCATTTATTGTAAAAGAAGTTTTGAAAAATTAGTAGCTGCAAAAGATTTGTACCCATCGTTATAGATCTCTAAAGTGACTTAAGGGTTTAAAAAAAAAATCATTTCGCCGGCAATATTTTCCCACTCACTTCACCAAAACCTACACGTACCCCGTCTTTTTCCGCAAAACCACGCATAATCACCGTGTCATTATCATCAATAAATTTTCTTTCGCTTCCGTCGGAAAGTTTTAGTGGATTTTGTCCGCGCCATGTAAGTTCGAGCATCGAACCGAATGAGTCTTTTTCTTCACCTGAAATTGTTCCCGAAGCATACATATCGCCAACTTCCACGTTACAGCCGTTTACAGTATGATGAGCGAGTTGTTGGCACATGTTCCAATACATGAATTTGTAGTTGCTTCGGCAAATAACCGTTTCAGTACCCTGTTCAGGCGCGATTGAAACTTCAAGGTTGATGTCGTAATTTTTGTCGCCGCTGAATTTCAGATAATCCAAAACCTCAGGTTCCTGTTTAGGAGATGCAGTTCTGAAAGGTTCCAATGCCTCCAGTGTTATGATCCAGGGTGACACTGAACTTCCGAAATTTTTTGCTAAAAACGGTCCCAGAGGTACATATTCCCAGCTTTGGATGTCGCGTGCAGACCAGTCATTAAATAATACCATCCCGAAAATTGAATCTTCAGCCTGAGCAGTACTGATGCTTTCCCCCATTTCCGTATTTCTGTTCACGATGAATGCCATTTCCAATTCGAAATCGAGCTGTTTCGACGGTCCGAAAACAGGTTGGTCTGCATCGGCCGGTTTAGTTTGCCCTTTTGGCCTGTGCATGTCTGTTCCGGAAACCACTATCGACGAAGCCCGTCCGTGATAACCGACTGGCAGGTGTTTCCAGTTTGGCAAAAGGGCATTGGCAGGATCGCGGAACATCTTCCCAACATTGGTGGCGTGTTCTATACTGCTGTAGAAATCGGTGTAATTCGGGACGTGGACCGGCATCAGCATCTTTACTTCATCAATCTGGAAAAAGCATTCTTCAATTGTCTTTTCGTCATTCGAAAGGGAAGAGCCTTCAAGCAAAAGTTCCTGTATTTTCAGGCGAACGGCATTAGTAACCGGCTTTCCAAGTTCGATAAATTCATTTAAAGTATAAGCTTCGAAAACATTGTCATTTAATCCTTCTACGTCATCCAGAAAACCAAAATCGTAAAGTGTGGCAAGGTCTATAACCACATCGCCAATCCTCGTGGCACACGCAATATACTCTTTATTGAAAACCGCTACGCCAAATGGAATATTATGAATTGAAAAGTCCGAATTTTCAGGGTAGTTTACAAAAGATTTCATATTTCTCTTCTTAAGATTTTAATTTTTTAAATTTAATAAAAAAAGTCCAGAGGTTTAAATTCTGAACTTTGTGATATTGGGTTTGCTCTGATTTATTTTTTGTTAATGGCGGATTCGTCAATCCAACGTTCTCCTGTGTTGACATCCACCAGATAAAGAACCTTTTTTTGTTTCGTTGCCAATAAATTTTTAGCCACGGGAAGCGCAACTTTTTTTCCTTCAAGCATATCGAAACGGAAAGAAAGCACGCTGTTTTCTGTTTTTACAACATCTCCGGAGAAAATGTTCGAAGCGGTTTCGCCGGTAGCCTTGTCATCAAAAACTTCCACAAAAGTGGCCTGTTCCCCGTTCACGGTGATGAACATTCTTTCCGTATGGTCATCAAAATCCTTGATCAGGACAAATTTCTTATTGCTGATATCCAGATCTGTGAGTTCGACGGTTTTTTTATTGGCTTCGAGGCGTTCAAGTCTTGCGTTAACCACGTTGTACTGCGCGTGTGCGCTGACGCTGAAAATGGCAAGTAATACAAAAAGCAGGTTTTTCATTAGATATTTTATTTTGATTTTTTCTATCAGTTGCAAATATCAATCCAAAAATATTTAAAGGTTTCCGCGTCTTGCCTGTTCTCTTTCGAGTGCTTCAAACAGGGCCTTGAAGTTGCCGGCACCGAAGCTCTGTGCACCGTGTCTCTCGATGATTTCAAAGAAAAGGGTAGGCCTGTCTTCAACCGGTTTTGTGAAGATCTGCAGGAGGTAACCTTCTTCATCATGATCAATAAGAATTCCCAGTTCCTGAAGTTTTTTTAGATCTTCATCAATATGTCCAACCCTCTCAGGAACCATTTCGTAGTAAGCTTCTGGCGGAGCAGAAAGAAACTCAACGCCTCTGGCTTTCAGATCGGTGACGGTTTTGATGATGTCTTTTGTTGCTACGGCGATGTGCTGTACACCTTCGTCTTCATAAAAATCCAGATACTCTTCAACCTGAGATTTTTTCTTTCCTTCTGCCGGTTCGTTGATTGGGAATTTTGCAAAACCGTTGCCGTTACTCATTACTTTCGACATTAGTGCAGAATATTCAGTGTTGATCTGTTTATCATCAAAACTCAGGATATTTACAAAGCCCATGACATCTTCGTACCATTTTACAACCGGGAGCATTCTGTCCCAACCTACATTTCCAACACAATGGTCTACGTAAAGCAATCCGCAGTCGGTTGGATTGTAGTCGGATTCCCACTTCTCGTAACCAGGCATGAACGCACCGCTGTAATTTTTTCTTTCTACAAACATATGCACCGTCTCACCATAGGTGAAGATGCCGGACATACGGACCTCACCGTGCTCATCAGTGAGTGTGGTTGGTTCCAAATATGGTTTTGCACCACGTTTAGTGGTTTCTTCAAAAGCTGAATAAGCATCATCCACCCACAGTGCCAGAACTTTCACACCATCGCCGTGTTTTTTAACGTGTTCATTGATAGGTGAATCAGATTTAAGTCCAGTTGTAAGCACCAGCCTGATTTTTCCTTGCTGCAAAACGTAAGATGCGCGGTCTCTCACGCCAGTTTCAGGGCCTGCATAGGCTACGCTCTGGAAGCCGAAAGCGGTTTTGTAGAAATGCGCGGCCTGCTTAGCATTGCCCACGTAAAATTCAATATAGTCTGTACCGTTGATTGGTAAAAAGTTTTCTGCCTGTGCTATTTTCTCGGCAAATGTAAGTGTTGACATTTATTTTTACTTTTTGATTTTGTTATCTGCTAATTTAATAAAAAGCTTCAAATCAGTAAAAAACTATTTATTACATTATTTTCATGATGAATTAAGGGTTTTGGAACTGTTACTGTCTTTGCGGTACAGAATGCTTATTTTCTCAGTTTAAACAAGCTTTTTTTTGTCGCCTGATTTTCATCAGGATACATATTATTTTAAAAAAATGGCCTCAAATTTGTAAAAATGCTGCAAGAATTTAAAAGGATTCTAAAGACACGAATGAAAACAGGCCGCTCAATTAAGACGGCCTGTTTTTTTTGTTTGTAATTGATCAATGATGCTGATCTAAATTTTCAGTTATTTTCCAAAAGGTCGGGCATTTAATATATGGTTTTCTTCAGTCTTTCAAAGGCGCCTCTTTCCAGCATTTCTCTGTCATCCGGATGTGAAATTTCAATGAGTGCTTTTGCCCTTTGGCGAAGATTTTTACCATAAAGGTTCACTGCGCCATACTCAGTCACTATCCAGTGGATGTGTCCTCTGGTAGTCACAACGCCGGCTCCCTGTTTCAGGTAAGGGACAATTCTCGGAATACCTTTCTTGGTTCTGGAACTTATAGCGATAATTGGTTTGCCGCCTTCACTGAGCGCTGCGCCTCTCATGAAATCCATTTGTCCTCCAATTCCGCTGAACTGGAAAGTTCCGATGGAGTCTGCACATACCTGTCCGGTTAAATCCACTTCAATTGCAGAGTTAATCGCCGTCATCTTCCTGTTCTTCATGATATTGATCGGGAAATTCACGTGCTGTACATCCATAAACGCAATCGAAGGATTATCATTCACAAAATCGTAAAGGCGCTTGGTACCGAAGCAGAAACTTGTAATCGTCCGGTTGTTGTGCGTTCCTTTGTATTTATTGTTTACCACATCATTCAGAATCAAATCAATAACCCCGTCGCTCAGCATTTCTGTGTGGATTCCCAGGTCTTTGTGATTGTGAAGGCATTTTAGAACCGCATCAGGAATGGTACCGATTCCCATTTGCAGGGTAGATTTATCATCAATCAGTTCAGCGACATTTTTACCGATCTTCAGTTCCTCTTCGCCCACTTTTGATCCGTAATCTACGGTCAGAAGTTCCTCTTCGTGCCAAACCATTTTATCGATTTTCTGGATATGCAGCATCCCATCGCCGTGGGTTCTCGGCATTTTGGGATTTACCACTGCGATGATTTTTTTTGAAGTATCTACCGCCGAACGCGCTACGTCGACTGAAGTTCCTAGAGTACAGTAACCATGGTTATCCGGTGGTGAAACCGTTACGATTGCCACATCAATAGGCAGCAGCCCGTTTTTAAAAAGTGTCGGAATTTCGCTCAGGAAAACAGGTATAAAATCGCCGTGCTCTGAGTTTACAGCCTCACGAACCGGTGTTGAAGTAAACAGGGAATTAATATAAAAACTTCCCTGATATTGCGGTTTTGCGATTTCTACGTTGCCCTGCTGCGTGATTGAAACAAATTCAATATTCTTCAGCCTGGCCGACTGCCTGGCCAATTCATCCAAAATAACATTGGGCGTGCAGGCGGAGCCGTGTGAAAAAACTCTGTCGCCACTTTTGATCAATGATACCGCTTCTTCAGCGCTAACGTAGGTATACATACTGAATTTTATGTTTAAATTACACTTTGATTTCCTTTCAAATTTAAGAATTTTCGTGGGGAAAGTAAAGATGACATTTATCAAAGAAAAAAGACCCGGATGGCGGATCTTTTCAACATGCATATTTTTCTTAAATTATTCCTGGCTTCGGTCTCCGATGTGGTTTGAAGGATCATCTTCCAGCCACGAAGTCATATAACTTACATCTTCTACTTTCAGCGCTTCTTCCGTAAGTTTCAGCGGACGGAAAGGATCCACCATTACAGCGTATTCTTCGGTAAATTTTTGCCCGATGCTTCTCTCCATAGCTCCCGGATGCGGACCGTGAACCACACCGCCGGGATGCAGGGTGAAATCCATCAGATCGATATGGTTCCGGCTCATGAAATCGCCTTCTGTGTAGAACAAAACTTCATCAGAATCGATATTTGAGTGGTTGTATGGAGCCGGAACAGCAAGAGGATGGTAATCGTACATTCTTGCCACGAAAGAGCAGACCACAAAGTTGTGCGCCTCAAAATTCTGGTGAACCGGCGGCGGTAAATGCACTCTGCCCGTAATCGGTTCAAAGTTCTTGATATTGAATTTATACGGGTAAAAATATCCGTCCCATCCCACAACATCAAACGGATGCGTGGCGTAGATGAAATCCCAGATCAGATTTTCTTTTTTTACTTTGATGAGAAATTCTCCTTTTTCATCGACTGGTTCTACAAAAGATGGCGCAATAATGTCCCGTTCACAAAAGGGCGAATGTTCCAAAAGCTGCCCAAATTCGTTTCTGTAGCGCTTTGGGGTGTAAATAGGCGAGTGGCTTTCAAGGACGAAAAATACATTGTCTTCACCGGAAAAATCAATTTTATAGATCGTTCCTCTTGGAATGATGAGGTAATCGCCGCGTTCGAAATCAAGATTTCCTACAAAAGTTTTAAGTGTTCCTGTGCCTTGGTGAACGTAAAGCAACTCATCACATTCCGAATTTTTATAGAAATAGTCTGTAGATTTTCTCGGTTTTGCCAATCCCATTTTAAGATCGTTGTTGAGCATCAGGATTTTGCGGCTATCCAGGAAGTCGTCTTCCGGAGTTATATTCATTCCCTTGAACATTCTCGGTGTCACATTTTTCTCCACTGCAATTTTTGGATTAACAT
The sequence above is a segment of the Chryseobacterium taklimakanense genome. Coding sequences within it:
- a CDS encoding acetyl-CoA hydrolase/transferase family protein; amino-acid sequence: MYTYVSAEEAVSLIKSGDRVFSHGSACTPNVILDELARQSARLKNIEFVSITQQGNVEIAKPQYQGSFYINSLFTSTPVREAVNSEHGDFIPVFLSEIPTLFKNGLLPIDVAIVTVSPPDNHGYCTLGTSVDVARSAVDTSKKIIAVVNPKMPRTHGDGMLHIQKIDKMVWHEEELLTVDYGSKVGEEELKIGKNVAELIDDKSTLQMGIGTIPDAVLKCLHNHKDLGIHTEMLSDGVIDLILNDVVNNKYKGTHNNRTITSFCFGTKRLYDFVNDNPSIAFMDVQHVNFPINIMKNRKMTAINSAIEVDLTGQVCADSIGTFQFSGIGGQMDFMRGAALSEGGKPIIAISSRTKKGIPRIVPYLKQGAGVVTTRGHIHWIVTEYGAVNLYGKNLRQRAKALIEISHPDDREMLERGAFERLKKTIY
- a CDS encoding homogentisate 1,2-dioxygenase, giving the protein MRYIKSGNIPQKRHTVFKSEDDNYYYEQLFGTEGFHGISSLLYHIHRPTQIKSIGVPQDVNPKIAVEKNVTPRMFKGMNITPEDDFLDSRKILMLNNDLKMGLAKPRKSTDYFYKNSECDELLYVHQGTGTLKTFVGNLDFERGDYLIIPRGTIYKIDFSGEDNVFFVLESHSPIYTPKRYRNEFGQLLEHSPFCERDIIAPSFVEPVDEKGEFLIKVKKENLIWDFIYATHPFDVVGWDGYFYPYKFNIKNFEPITGRVHLPPPVHQNFEAHNFVVCSFVARMYDYHPLAVPAPYNHSNIDSDEVLFYTEGDFMSRNHIDLMDFTLHPGGVVHGPHPGAMERSIGQKFTEEYAVMVDPFRPLKLTEEALKVEDVSYMTSWLEDDPSNHIGDRSQE